The following coding sequences lie in one Osmerus mordax isolate fOsmMor3 chromosome 13, fOsmMor3.pri, whole genome shotgun sequence genomic window:
- the ttc17 gene encoding tetratricopeptide repeat protein 17 isoform X4 yields the protein MRQETRVNYLKKLEQLVAQKIHIEENEDRDTGLEQRHYKEDADCVTAKVPLGDLDLYDGTYISLESKDLCPEDFVDSRSPLPPDLEIPDCAKVFDLPYSIHAFQHLRGVQERVNLTSPLLSKEDPIFGSVSHKLGHSMDEVGHRIHQGLLRNSSSWVLYNLVSFYWRMKNEPKRAVDCVVRALHFSPRQHKDIALVNMANILHRAHFSADAAILAHAALDLTSDLLTSHYTLGNIYAMLGEYNHSVLCYEQALQAQPGFEQALRRKHAVLCQQKLEQRLEAQHRSLQRTLNELKEYQRQHDHYLRQQEALDKHKLLQEEQILRNIIHETQMAKEAQLGNHQMCRLGPQQRSLFCPFDLPVRYHRGDLFEYVHYIQFGEEMSVAGSVALVSEHGSNETASPQLQPSVSGEQEPAALWSQDAYPTEDVQRMLWPQRADCAREFPAVPSAHLLPTFYLPPETQGLSPVQTVLYESGDPPKMVAVPDCGPGPQPAPADLPASVGWPMEGKELPDPYSFQVLLSRSGGWSLDQIGASIVQAMKQSSAPHWLLQNEAALFWRAKGNGTRALQCLRHALVSAPPSYRHLPLTNAANLLLHHSLTAHACPLLVDALALNASEPHTLLSLASVRLAQGNVTGALALFRHALALSSICPQCRASLPLLRCLQFYPFLYNLPQRPPCQQGALCVGEEDLGMQLDKWEPDSVEKQDPTAQSGSLPGAALEEALLFEKVVLDSNGSGEAAAGQQRASPSVSAAGKAGGSEGGEEEEWRLKEELMGALDVGGKRGDLRGIRVLKNDRVMGARPGGPCLGNCEDDEGAEWITFQVKRVRKPKAESLEVWSSTDDGQQGDLLPGHSVLEISGPTIPSPGPSGRWRDYTSLGWPGPEECQRTRRVDLTTVASTWLAVSAKNIDITEHIDFATPLQEPAAEPLCNANLATSMHTLDHLAGVANRAAIHYTGESQLKEVLQNLGKDKFPPQSFEQVGTRIAKVLEKNQTSWVLSSMAALYWRVKGQGKRAIDCLRQALNYAPHHMKDVPLISLANIFQNARLWEDALTVARMAVEIAPHFVVNHFTLANVYIAMEEFEKAMHWYESTLKLQPEFAPAKDRLRTIQCYLLTKKERRQP from the exons ATGCGACAGGAGACCCGCGTCAACTACCTCAAGAAATTAGAG CAGCTAGTTGCTCAGAAGATTCATATAGAGGAGAACgaggacagggacacagggcTGGAGCAGAGGCACTACAAAGAGGATGCAGACTGTGTTACGGCTAAAGTGCCCCTGGGAGACCTGGACCTGTACGATGGGACTTACATCTCATTGGAGAGCAAAGATCTCTG CCCTGAAGATTTTGTGGATTCCAGGTCCCCTCTGCCCCCAGACCTGGAAATACCAGACTGTGCCAAAGTCTTTGACCTGCCGTATAGTATCCATGCCTTCCAGCACCTAAGG GGTGTGCAAGAGAGGGTGAACCtgacctcccctctgctctccaagGAAGACCCTATCTTTGGCTCTGTTTCTCACAAGCTGGGCcacagcatggatgaggtgGGACACAGAATCCACCAAGGGCTTCTAAGG AACTCTTCATCGTGGGTTTTGTACAACCTAGTATCATTCTACTGGCGCATGAAGAATGAGCCAAAAAGGGCAGTGGACTGTGTGGTTCGAGCCTTGCACTTCTCTCCAAG GCAACACAAGGACATTGCCCTGGTTAACATGGCCAACATCCTACACCGGGCCCACTTCTCTGCCGATGCTGCCATCTTGGCGCATGCAGCCCTtgacctgacctctgacctcctcacCAGCCACTACACCCTGGGCAACATCTATGCT ATGCTGGGGGAGTACAACCACTCGGTGCTGTGCTATGAGCAGGCCCTGCAGGCGCAGCCTGGCTTTGAGCAGGCCCTGAGGAGGAAGCACGCCGTGCTCTGTCAGCAGAAGCTGGAGCAGCGTCTGGAGGCTCAGCACAG GTCTCTGCAGCGCACCCTGAACGAGCTGAAGGAGTACCAGAGGCAGCATGACCACTACCTCCGCCAGCAGGAGGCGCTAGACAAGCACAAGCtgctgcaggaggagcagaTACTACGCAACATTATTCACGAGACTCAGATGGCGAAGGAGGCACAGCTGG ggaacCACCAGATGTGTCGTCTGGGTCCACAACAACGCAGTCTCTTCTGCCCCTTCGACCTACCTGTACGTTATCACCGCGGAGACCTGTTTGAATACGTCCACTACATCCAG tTCGGAGAGGAGATGTCTGTGGCGGGCAGCGTGGCTCTGGTCTCCGAGCACGGCTCTAACGAGACGGccagcccccagctccagccctccGTGTCTGGAGAGCAGGAGCCCGCAGCCCTGTGGAGCCAGGACGCCTACCCTACTGAG GACGTCCAAAGGATGCTCTGGCCCCAGAGAGCCGACTGCGCCCGCGAGTTCCCTGCAGTTCCTTCGGCACATTTACTTCCCaccttctacctccctcccgAGACGCAGGGCCTTAG TCCAGTTCAGACTGTGCTCTATGAGAGTGGTGACCCTCCTAAGATGGTGGCCGTGCCAGACTGCGGCCCTGGCCCCCAGCCTGCCCCAGCTGACCTGCCTGCCTCGGTGGGCTGGCCAATGGAGGGCAAGGAGCTACCAGACCCCTATTCATTTCAG GTGCTGCTCTCTCGTAGTGGAGGCTGGAGTTTGGACCAGATTGGCGCAAGTATAGTGCAAGCAATGAAACAG tctAGCGCCCCCCACTGGCTGCTCCAGAACGAGGCCGCGTTATTCTGGAGAGCTAAAGGCAATGGCACTAGAGCCCTGCAGTGCTTACGCCACGCTTTAGTGTCCGCCCCGCCGTCGTACCGCCACCTTCCCCTCACCAACGCCgctaacctcctcctccaccacagcctCACCGCCCACGcgtgccccctgctggtggacGCGCTGGCGCTCAACGCCTCCGAG CCTCACACCCTGCTCAGCCTAGCGAGCGTGCGCCTGGCCCAGGGCAACGTGACGGGTGCCCTGGCCCTGTTCCGCCACGCCCTGGCCCTCTCATCCATCTGCCCTCAGTGCCGGGCAAGCCTGCCCCTGCTGCGCTGCCTGCAGTTCTACCCCTTCCTCTACAACCTACCGCAGAGGCCACCATGCCAGC AAGGTGCcttgtgtgttggggaggaggACCTAGGAATGCAGTTGGATAAGTGGGAGCCTGATAGCGTGGAGAAGCAGGACCCCACAGCCCAGTCTGGGTCTCTGCCTGGGGCCGCTTTAGAGGAGGCGCTTCTCTTTGAGA AGGTGGTCCTGGACAGCAACGGGTCAGGCGAGGCAGCGGCAGGACAGCAGCGGGCTTCACCCTCGGTCAGCGCAGCGGGGAAAGCAGGAGgcagtgaggggggtgaggaggaggagtggcggCTGAAGGAGGAACTGATGGGGGCTCTGGACGTGGGGGGCAAGAGGGGGGACCTCCGGGGGATCCGAGTGCTGAAAAACGACCGTGTCATGGGTGCCCGCCCTGGAGGGCCCTGCCTCGGGAACTGTGAGGATGACGAGGGGGCCGAATGG ATAACATTTCAAGTGAAGCGAGTGAGGAAGCCTAAGGCTGAGAGCCTGGAGGTCTGGAGCAGCACTGACGATGGCCAGCAGGGGGACCTGCTGCCTGGGCACTCTGTCCTGGAGATCAGCGGGCCCAccatcccctcccctggccCTTCGG GGCGCTGGAGGGACTACACCAGTCTGGGCTGGCCCGGGCCTGAGGAGTGCCAGCGGACACGCAGGGTGGACCTCACCACCGTAGCCAGCACCTGGCTGGCCGTGTCTGCCAAGAACATTGA catCACCGAGCACATCGACTTTGCCACCCCTCTCCAGGAGCCGGCAGCGGAGCCTCTGTGTAATGCCAACCTGGCCACCAGCATGCACACCCTAGACCACCTGGCCGGAGTGGCTAACCGTGCTGCCATCCACTACACCGGCGAGAGCCAGCTCAAAGAG GTGCTGCAGAATCTGGGAAAAGACAAGTTCCCCCCCCAGTCCTTTGAGCAGGTGGGCACGCGCATCGCCAAGGTCTTGGAGAAG AACCAGACCTCATGGGTGTTGTCCAGCATGGCAGCTCTTTACTGGAGGGTGAAGGGACAGGGAAAAAGAGCCATCGACTGTCTGCGCCAGGCCCTTAACTATGCCCCCCACCATATGAAG GATGTGCCTCTGATCAGTCTGGCCAACATTTTCCAAAATGCAAGGCTGTGGGAGGATGCCCTGACCGTGGCCCGCATGGCAGTGGAGATCGCCCCGCACTTTGTCGTGAACCACTTCACTCTTGCCAACGTCTACATTGCCATG GAGGAGTTTGAGAAGGCCATGCACTGGTATGAGTCCACTCTCAAGCTGCAGCCAGAGTTTGCTCCAGCCAAAGACCGCCTAAGAACCATTCAGTGCTACCTGCTTACCAAGAAAGAGCGTCGCCAGCCCTAA
- the ttc17 gene encoding tetratricopeptide repeat protein 17 isoform X5, protein MRQETRVNYLKKLELVAQKIHIEENEDRDTGLEQRHYKEDADCVTAKVPLGDLDLYDGTYISLESKDLCPEDFVDSRSPLPPDLEIPDCAKVFDLPYSIHAFQHLRGVQERVNLTSPLLSKEDPIFGSVSHKLGHSMDEVGHRIHQGLLRNSSSWVLYNLVSFYWRMKNEPKRAVDCVVRALHFSPRQHKDIALVNMANILHRAHFSADAAILAHAALDLTSDLLTSHYTLGNIYAMLGEYNHSVLCYEQALQAQPGFEQALRRKHAVLCQQKLEQRLEAQHRSLQRTLNELKEYQRQHDHYLRQQEALDKHKLLQEEQILRNIIHETQMAKEAQLGNHQMCRLGPQQRSLFCPFDLPVRYHRGDLFEYVHYIQFGEEMSVAGSVALVSEHGSNETASPQLQPSVSGEQEPAALWSQDAYPTEDVQRMLWPQRADCAREFPAVPSAHLLPTFYLPPETQGLSPVQTVLYESGDPPKMVAVPDCGPGPQPAPADLPASVGWPMEGKELPDPYSFQVLLSRSGGWSLDQIGASIVQAMKQSSAPHWLLQNEAALFWRAKGNGTRALQCLRHALVSAPPSYRHLPLTNAANLLLHHSLTAHACPLLVDALALNASEPHTLLSLASVRLAQGNVTGALALFRHALALSSICPQCRASLPLLRCLQFYPFLYNLPQRPPCQQGALCVGEEDLGMQLDKWEPDSVEKQDPTAQSGSLPGAALEEALLFEKVVLDSNGSGEAAAGQQRASPSVSAAGKAGGSEGGEEEEWRLKEELMGALDVGGKRGDLRGIRVLKNDRVMGARPGGPCLGNCEDDEGAEWITFQVKRVRKPKAESLEVWSSTDDGQQGDLLPGHSVLEISGPTIPSPGPSGRWRDYTSLGWPGPEECQRTRRVDLTTVASTWLAVSAKNIDITEHIDFATPLQEPAAEPLCNANLATSMHTLDHLAGVANRAAIHYTGESQLKEVLQNLGKDKFPPQSFEQVGTRIAKVLEKNQTSWVLSSMAALYWRVKGQGKRAIDCLRQALNYAPHHMKDVPLISLANIFQNARLWEDALTVARMAVEIAPHFVVNHFTLANVYIAMEEFEKAMHWYESTLKLQPEFAPAKDRLRTIQCYLLTKKERRQP, encoded by the exons ATGCGACAGGAGACCCGCGTCAACTACCTCAAGAAATTAGAG CTAGTTGCTCAGAAGATTCATATAGAGGAGAACgaggacagggacacagggcTGGAGCAGAGGCACTACAAAGAGGATGCAGACTGTGTTACGGCTAAAGTGCCCCTGGGAGACCTGGACCTGTACGATGGGACTTACATCTCATTGGAGAGCAAAGATCTCTG CCCTGAAGATTTTGTGGATTCCAGGTCCCCTCTGCCCCCAGACCTGGAAATACCAGACTGTGCCAAAGTCTTTGACCTGCCGTATAGTATCCATGCCTTCCAGCACCTAAGG GGTGTGCAAGAGAGGGTGAACCtgacctcccctctgctctccaagGAAGACCCTATCTTTGGCTCTGTTTCTCACAAGCTGGGCcacagcatggatgaggtgGGACACAGAATCCACCAAGGGCTTCTAAGG AACTCTTCATCGTGGGTTTTGTACAACCTAGTATCATTCTACTGGCGCATGAAGAATGAGCCAAAAAGGGCAGTGGACTGTGTGGTTCGAGCCTTGCACTTCTCTCCAAG GCAACACAAGGACATTGCCCTGGTTAACATGGCCAACATCCTACACCGGGCCCACTTCTCTGCCGATGCTGCCATCTTGGCGCATGCAGCCCTtgacctgacctctgacctcctcacCAGCCACTACACCCTGGGCAACATCTATGCT ATGCTGGGGGAGTACAACCACTCGGTGCTGTGCTATGAGCAGGCCCTGCAGGCGCAGCCTGGCTTTGAGCAGGCCCTGAGGAGGAAGCACGCCGTGCTCTGTCAGCAGAAGCTGGAGCAGCGTCTGGAGGCTCAGCACAG GTCTCTGCAGCGCACCCTGAACGAGCTGAAGGAGTACCAGAGGCAGCATGACCACTACCTCCGCCAGCAGGAGGCGCTAGACAAGCACAAGCtgctgcaggaggagcagaTACTACGCAACATTATTCACGAGACTCAGATGGCGAAGGAGGCACAGCTGG ggaacCACCAGATGTGTCGTCTGGGTCCACAACAACGCAGTCTCTTCTGCCCCTTCGACCTACCTGTACGTTATCACCGCGGAGACCTGTTTGAATACGTCCACTACATCCAG tTCGGAGAGGAGATGTCTGTGGCGGGCAGCGTGGCTCTGGTCTCCGAGCACGGCTCTAACGAGACGGccagcccccagctccagccctccGTGTCTGGAGAGCAGGAGCCCGCAGCCCTGTGGAGCCAGGACGCCTACCCTACTGAG GACGTCCAAAGGATGCTCTGGCCCCAGAGAGCCGACTGCGCCCGCGAGTTCCCTGCAGTTCCTTCGGCACATTTACTTCCCaccttctacctccctcccgAGACGCAGGGCCTTAG TCCAGTTCAGACTGTGCTCTATGAGAGTGGTGACCCTCCTAAGATGGTGGCCGTGCCAGACTGCGGCCCTGGCCCCCAGCCTGCCCCAGCTGACCTGCCTGCCTCGGTGGGCTGGCCAATGGAGGGCAAGGAGCTACCAGACCCCTATTCATTTCAG GTGCTGCTCTCTCGTAGTGGAGGCTGGAGTTTGGACCAGATTGGCGCAAGTATAGTGCAAGCAATGAAACAG tctAGCGCCCCCCACTGGCTGCTCCAGAACGAGGCCGCGTTATTCTGGAGAGCTAAAGGCAATGGCACTAGAGCCCTGCAGTGCTTACGCCACGCTTTAGTGTCCGCCCCGCCGTCGTACCGCCACCTTCCCCTCACCAACGCCgctaacctcctcctccaccacagcctCACCGCCCACGcgtgccccctgctggtggacGCGCTGGCGCTCAACGCCTCCGAG CCTCACACCCTGCTCAGCCTAGCGAGCGTGCGCCTGGCCCAGGGCAACGTGACGGGTGCCCTGGCCCTGTTCCGCCACGCCCTGGCCCTCTCATCCATCTGCCCTCAGTGCCGGGCAAGCCTGCCCCTGCTGCGCTGCCTGCAGTTCTACCCCTTCCTCTACAACCTACCGCAGAGGCCACCATGCCAGC AAGGTGCcttgtgtgttggggaggaggACCTAGGAATGCAGTTGGATAAGTGGGAGCCTGATAGCGTGGAGAAGCAGGACCCCACAGCCCAGTCTGGGTCTCTGCCTGGGGCCGCTTTAGAGGAGGCGCTTCTCTTTGAGA AGGTGGTCCTGGACAGCAACGGGTCAGGCGAGGCAGCGGCAGGACAGCAGCGGGCTTCACCCTCGGTCAGCGCAGCGGGGAAAGCAGGAGgcagtgaggggggtgaggaggaggagtggcggCTGAAGGAGGAACTGATGGGGGCTCTGGACGTGGGGGGCAAGAGGGGGGACCTCCGGGGGATCCGAGTGCTGAAAAACGACCGTGTCATGGGTGCCCGCCCTGGAGGGCCCTGCCTCGGGAACTGTGAGGATGACGAGGGGGCCGAATGG ATAACATTTCAAGTGAAGCGAGTGAGGAAGCCTAAGGCTGAGAGCCTGGAGGTCTGGAGCAGCACTGACGATGGCCAGCAGGGGGACCTGCTGCCTGGGCACTCTGTCCTGGAGATCAGCGGGCCCAccatcccctcccctggccCTTCGG GGCGCTGGAGGGACTACACCAGTCTGGGCTGGCCCGGGCCTGAGGAGTGCCAGCGGACACGCAGGGTGGACCTCACCACCGTAGCCAGCACCTGGCTGGCCGTGTCTGCCAAGAACATTGA catCACCGAGCACATCGACTTTGCCACCCCTCTCCAGGAGCCGGCAGCGGAGCCTCTGTGTAATGCCAACCTGGCCACCAGCATGCACACCCTAGACCACCTGGCCGGAGTGGCTAACCGTGCTGCCATCCACTACACCGGCGAGAGCCAGCTCAAAGAG GTGCTGCAGAATCTGGGAAAAGACAAGTTCCCCCCCCAGTCCTTTGAGCAGGTGGGCACGCGCATCGCCAAGGTCTTGGAGAAG AACCAGACCTCATGGGTGTTGTCCAGCATGGCAGCTCTTTACTGGAGGGTGAAGGGACAGGGAAAAAGAGCCATCGACTGTCTGCGCCAGGCCCTTAACTATGCCCCCCACCATATGAAG GATGTGCCTCTGATCAGTCTGGCCAACATTTTCCAAAATGCAAGGCTGTGGGAGGATGCCCTGACCGTGGCCCGCATGGCAGTGGAGATCGCCCCGCACTTTGTCGTGAACCACTTCACTCTTGCCAACGTCTACATTGCCATG GAGGAGTTTGAGAAGGCCATGCACTGGTATGAGTCCACTCTCAAGCTGCAGCCAGAGTTTGCTCCAGCCAAAGACCGCCTAAGAACCATTCAGTGCTACCTGCTTACCAAGAAAGAGCGTCGCCAGCCCTAA